A DNA window from Brenneria izadpanahii contains the following coding sequences:
- the secD gene encoding protein translocase subunit SecD, with amino-acid sequence MLNRYPLWKYLMLIVALVIGLLYALPNLYGEDPAVQVTGARGTAASETTLIQVQNVLKEQNITSKSIALENGAILARFSNPDIQIRAREALLSELGDKFVVALNLAPATPTWLRVLGAEPMKLGLDLRGGVHFLMEVDMDTALGKLQEQSMDSLRSDLREKNIPYAAVRKIDNYGVEIRFRDAQTRDEGVSYLTSRHRDLVISASGSNLLRAVMSDERLREAREYAVQQNITILRNRVNQLGVAEPLVQRQGADRIVVELPGIQDTARAKEILGATATLEFRLVNSDADATAAANGRVPGDSEVKNMRDGSPVVLFKRVILTGDHITDSTSSNDEYNRPQVNISLDSAGGNTMSNFTKDSIGKLMATLFVEYKDSGKKDANGRAILEKQEEVINVATIQSRLGSSFRITGIDNPNEARQLSLLLRAGALIAPIQIVEERTIGPTLGMQNITQGLEACLWGLIASIVFMVVYYRKFGVIATTALVVNLVLIVGIMSLLPGATLTMPGIAGIVLTLAVAVDANVLINERIKEELKNGRSVQQAIHEGYKGAFSSIVDANLTTLITAVILYAVGTGSIKGFAITTAIGVATSMFTAIVGTRAIVNLLYGGKRINKLSI; translated from the coding sequence GTGTTAAACCGTTATCCTTTGTGGAAGTACCTGATGCTGATCGTGGCTTTAGTCATCGGTCTGCTCTATGCGCTTCCTAATCTGTATGGTGAGGATCCTGCGGTACAAGTTACTGGCGCGCGGGGAACCGCCGCCAGCGAAACGACGCTGATCCAAGTCCAAAATGTATTAAAAGAGCAAAATATCACCAGTAAGTCGATTGCATTGGAAAATGGTGCGATTCTGGCTCGCTTCTCTAACCCGGACATACAAATCCGTGCCCGTGAAGCCCTTTTAAGCGAATTGGGCGATAAATTTGTTGTGGCCCTTAACCTTGCTCCCGCCACGCCGACATGGTTACGCGTTCTGGGCGCCGAGCCGATGAAGCTGGGGCTTGACCTGCGCGGCGGCGTTCACTTCCTGATGGAAGTGGATATGGATACAGCGCTGGGCAAGCTGCAAGAACAGTCAATGGATTCTCTGCGCAGCGATTTGCGCGAGAAAAATATTCCTTATGCCGCGGTGCGCAAAATCGACAACTACGGTGTTGAAATCCGTTTCCGCGATGCGCAAACGCGTGACGAAGGCGTGAGCTATCTGACTTCCCGTCACCGCGATCTGGTCATCAGCGCTAGCGGCAGCAATTTGCTGCGCGCGGTAATGAGTGACGAACGTCTGCGCGAGGCGCGTGAATATGCGGTGCAGCAAAACATCACTATCCTGCGCAACCGCGTTAACCAGCTTGGCGTCGCCGAGCCGTTGGTTCAGCGCCAGGGCGCCGATCGGATTGTTGTTGAACTGCCGGGTATTCAGGACACCGCCCGGGCGAAAGAAATTCTGGGGGCGACCGCCACGCTGGAATTCCGCCTGGTAAATAGCGACGCCGATGCGACGGCCGCCGCCAATGGCCGTGTGCCGGGCGACTCCGAAGTGAAGAATATGCGCGACGGTTCGCCGGTTGTGCTGTTCAAGCGCGTTATCCTGACTGGCGATCACATTACCGACTCCACGTCGAGCAATGACGAATACAACCGCCCGCAGGTGAATATATCGCTGGATAGCGCCGGTGGTAACACCATGTCCAACTTCACCAAAGACAGCATTGGCAAGCTGATGGCGACGCTGTTTGTCGAATATAAAGACAGCGGCAAAAAAGACGCCAACGGCCGTGCGATTCTGGAGAAACAGGAAGAAGTGATCAACGTGGCGACGATCCAGTCGCGGCTGGGCAGCAGCTTCCGTATCACCGGTATTGATAATCCGAACGAAGCCCGCCAGCTTTCCCTGCTGCTGCGCGCCGGCGCGCTGATTGCGCCGATCCAGATTGTGGAAGAGCGCACCATCGGGCCGACATTGGGTATGCAGAACATCACCCAGGGGCTGGAAGCCTGTTTGTGGGGGCTGATCGCTTCAATCGTCTTTATGGTGGTTTACTACCGTAAGTTCGGCGTGATCGCGACAACGGCGCTGGTGGTCAACCTGGTGCTGATTGTCGGTATCATGTCGCTGCTGCCGGGCGCTACGCTGACCATGCCGGGCATTGCCGGTATCGTGTTGACGCTGGCGGTGGCGGTTGACGCCAACGTGCTGATTAACGAGCGTATTAAGGAAGAGCTTAAAAACGGACGCAGCGTCCAGCAGGCAATTCATGAAGGGTATAAGGGCGCATTCTCCAGTATTGTGGATGCCAACCTGACCACTCTGATTACTGCCGTTATCCTTTACGCCGTCGGTACTGGTTCGATCAAAGGCTTTGCCATCACCACGGCTATCGGGGTAGCGACCTCGATGTTTACGGCGATCGTCGGTACTCGTGCCATCGTTAACCTGCTTTACGGCGGCAAACGCATTAACAAGCTGTCTATCTGA
- the yajC gene encoding preprotein translocase subunit YajC: protein MSLFISDAVAATGAPAQGSPYSLVIMLAVFGLIFYFMILRPQQKRAKEHKKLMDSISKGDEVLTTGGLVGRVTKVSETGYIAIALNDTNEVVIKRDFVAAVLPKGTIKAL from the coding sequence ATGAGTCTTTTTATCTCCGATGCTGTAGCAGCGACTGGCGCTCCGGCTCAGGGAAGCCCGTACTCTCTGGTTATTATGCTGGCCGTTTTTGGTCTGATTTTTTACTTTATGATCCTGCGTCCACAGCAAAAGCGCGCCAAGGAACACAAAAAGTTAATGGATTCTATCAGCAAGGGCGATGAAGTCTTAACTACCGGCGGTCTGGTCGGCCGTGTGACGAAAGTGTCTGAAACCGGCTATATCGCCATTGCGTTGAATGACACCAATGAAGTGGTTATCAAACGTGATTTCGTGGCTGCCGTGCTGCCGAAGGGCACGATCAAAGCCCTGTAA
- the tgt gene encoding tRNA guanosine(34) transglycosylase Tgt — MKYELQKTDGRARRGRLIFERGVVETPAFMPVGTYGTVKGMTPEEVKDTGAQILLGNTFHLWLRPGQEIMKLHGDLHDFMQWHGPILTDSGGFQVFSLGDIRKITEEGVHFRNPINGDAIFLSPEKSMEIQYDLGSDVVMVFDECTPYPAEWDYAKRSMEMSLRWAKRCRQRFDELNNKNALFGIIQGSVYEDLRDVSVKGLVDIGFDGYAVGGLAVGEPKADMFRILEHVCPQIPADKPRYLMGVGKPEDLVEGVRRGIDMFDCVMPTRNARNGHLFVTDGVVKIRNAKHKDDVRPLDEHCDCYTCRNYSRAYLHHLDRCNEILGARLNTIHNLRYYQRLMAGLRQAIDEGKLEHFVVDFYQRMGKPVPPLAEKEVADSN; from the coding sequence GTGAAGTACGAATTACAAAAAACCGATGGCCGCGCCCGGCGCGGCAGATTGATTTTTGAACGCGGCGTGGTGGAGACCCCGGCGTTTATGCCAGTGGGAACCTACGGTACGGTGAAGGGCATGACGCCGGAAGAAGTGAAAGATACCGGCGCGCAGATCCTGCTGGGAAACACCTTCCACCTGTGGCTGCGCCCCGGTCAGGAAATTATGAAATTGCATGGCGATTTACATGATTTCATGCAATGGCATGGCCCGATTCTGACCGATTCCGGCGGTTTTCAGGTCTTCAGCCTGGGGGATATCCGCAAAATCACCGAAGAGGGCGTTCATTTCCGCAACCCCATCAATGGCGACGCCATCTTCCTCAGTCCGGAAAAATCGATGGAGATTCAGTACGATCTGGGATCTGATGTGGTCATGGTTTTTGACGAATGTACCCCATATCCGGCCGAATGGGACTACGCAAAGCGCTCGATGGAAATGTCCCTGCGCTGGGCGAAACGCTGCCGCCAGCGTTTTGACGAGCTGAACAACAAGAACGCGCTATTCGGTATTATCCAGGGAAGTGTTTACGAAGATTTACGTGACGTATCGGTAAAAGGACTGGTAGACATTGGTTTTGATGGGTACGCTGTGGGCGGTTTGGCGGTTGGTGAGCCTAAAGCGGATATGTTCCGTATTCTGGAGCATGTCTGTCCGCAGATCCCGGCAGATAAGCCACGCTATCTGATGGGGGTCGGTAAACCGGAAGATTTGGTGGAAGGCGTACGCCGCGGTATTGATATGTTCGATTGCGTCATGCCTACGCGTAATGCGCGTAACGGTCATCTATTTGTCACGGACGGCGTGGTTAAGATCCGTAATGCGAAGCATAAGGATGACGTCCGTCCGCTTGATGAGCATTGTGATTGCTATACGTGTCGCAATTATAGCCGCGCATACTTGCATCATCTTGACCGTTGCAACGAAATACTCGGAGCGCGACTCAATACTATCCATAATTTGCGTTATTATCAGCGTTTAATGGCAGGTTTACGTCAGGCTATTGATGAGGGTAAATTAGAGCACTTTGTGGTGGATTTTTACCAACGGATGGGTAAACCGGTTCCGCCGCTTGCTGAAAAAGAAGTTGCCGACAGCAACTGA
- the queA gene encoding tRNA preQ1(34) S-adenosylmethionine ribosyltransferase-isomerase QueA yields MRVADFSFELPESLIAHYPQAQRSGCRLLSLDGPTGNLTHGVFTDLLNKLDAGDLLVFNNTRVIPARLFGRKASGGKLEVLVERVLDERRVLAHVRASKAPKPGAELLLGDDDSVRATMVARHDALFELHFDDTRDVLSILNDIGHIPLPPYIARPDEESDRELYQTVYSQRPGAVAAPTAGLHFDEPMLAALREKGVEMAFVTLHVGAGTFQPVRVETIEDHVMHAEYAEVPQEVVDAVLACKARGNRVVAVGTTSVRSLESAAQASEDALIAPFFGDTRIFIYPGYHYRIIDALVTNFHLPESTLIMLVSAFAGYRHTMSAYRQAVAEQYRFFSYGDAMFITRNPLAEQEQIG; encoded by the coding sequence ATGCGTGTTGCCGATTTCTCGTTTGAACTCCCTGAATCATTGATCGCCCATTATCCGCAGGCCCAGCGTAGCGGGTGTCGTCTGCTGTCGCTGGACGGGCCGACGGGAAATCTGACGCACGGCGTGTTTACCGATTTGCTGAATAAGCTGGATGCCGGCGATCTGCTGGTGTTTAACAATACGCGCGTTATTCCGGCCCGGCTGTTCGGGCGCAAGGCCAGCGGCGGTAAACTGGAAGTGCTGGTGGAGCGGGTGCTGGATGAGCGCCGAGTGCTTGCGCATGTGCGCGCGTCAAAAGCGCCGAAACCCGGCGCGGAGCTGCTGCTGGGCGATGACGACAGCGTCAGGGCGACGATGGTCGCCCGCCACGATGCGCTGTTTGAACTGCATTTTGATGATACCCGCGATGTGCTGTCGATTCTGAACGATATCGGCCATATCCCGCTGCCGCCTTATATCGCTCGGCCTGATGAAGAGTCTGACCGCGAACTGTATCAGACGGTCTATAGCCAGCGTCCGGGCGCGGTGGCGGCGCCGACGGCAGGCTTGCATTTTGATGAGCCGATGCTGGCCGCTCTGCGTGAAAAGGGCGTGGAGATGGCGTTTGTCACCTTGCACGTTGGCGCGGGGACATTTCAGCCGGTGCGCGTAGAGACCATTGAAGATCATGTGATGCACGCCGAATATGCCGAGGTGCCGCAGGAGGTGGTCGACGCGGTGCTGGCCTGCAAAGCGCGCGGGAACAGAGTGGTGGCGGTCGGCACCACCTCTGTCCGCTCGTTGGAGAGCGCCGCGCAAGCCAGCGAAGACGCGCTGATCGCGCCTTTTTTCGGCGATACCCGTATCTTTATCTATCCTGGTTATCACTACCGGATTATTGATGCGCTGGTAACCAACTTCCATCTGCCGGAGTCGACGCTGATTATGCTGGTGTCGGCTTTCGCCGGCTACCGGCATACCATGTCCGCCTATCGGCAGGCGGTGGCCGAACAGTACCGTTTTTTCAGCTACGGAGACGCCATGTTTATTACGCGCAATCCGCTGGCTGAACAGGAGCAAATCGGATAG
- a CDS encoding ACP phosphodiesterase, with the protein MNFLAHLHLATLADSSLLGNLMADFVRGNPQENYSDDVVAGIRLHRRVDSLTDSLPEVKQARQYFSADYRRVAPITLDVLWDHFLARHWRRLEPQISLPAFVSQAQAQITPHLAQTPDRFQNLNSYLWPERWLERYAELPFIADVLHRMSIRRPRLAALSGSFGDIERSYPQFETLFWQFYPRMMNLAKARQI; encoded by the coding sequence ATGAATTTTCTTGCTCACCTCCACCTGGCCACGCTGGCTGACAGTTCGCTGTTAGGCAATCTGATGGCTGACTTTGTCCGCGGCAATCCTCAGGAAAACTATTCTGATGACGTCGTCGCGGGTATCCGTTTACATCGCCGGGTTGACTCTCTGACCGACAGCCTGCCGGAAGTGAAACAGGCCCGCCAGTATTTCAGCGCTGATTACCGCCGCGTCGCGCCCATTACGCTTGATGTGCTGTGGGACCATTTTCTGGCCCGCCACTGGCGGCGGTTGGAGCCGCAGATATCGCTGCCAGCGTTCGTCAGCCAGGCGCAAGCGCAAATCACGCCGCATCTGGCGCAGACGCCCGATCGTTTTCAAAATCTGAATAGCTACTTATGGCCGGAACGCTGGCTGGAACGTTACGCCGAATTGCCGTTCATCGCCGATGTGTTGCATAGAATGTCGATTCGCCGTCCCAGACTGGCGGCGCTTTCCGGCTCATTTGGCGATATTGAACGGAGCTATCCTCAATTTGAAACACTTTTCTGGCAGTTTTATCCAAGGATGATGAACCTGGCGAAAGCGCGGCAGATTTGA
- a CDS encoding peroxiredoxin C, which translates to MVLVTRQAPDFTAAAVLGSGEIVENFNLKKHISGKSAVIFFWPMDFTFVCPSELIAFDHRYAEFQQRGVEVVGVSFDSEFVHNAWRNTPVDKGGIGEVKYAMVADVKREIQKAYGIEHPDAGVALRGSFLIDKEGIVRHQVVNDLPLGRNIDEMLRMVDALQFHEEHGEVCPAQWEKGKAGMGASPDGVAKYLSENADKL; encoded by the coding sequence ATGGTCCTGGTAACGCGTCAAGCCCCTGACTTCACTGCCGCAGCCGTTCTCGGCAGTGGCGAAATCGTTGAAAACTTCAACCTGAAAAAACACATCAGCGGTAAATCGGCCGTGATTTTCTTTTGGCCGATGGACTTCACCTTTGTCTGTCCGTCGGAATTGATCGCATTCGATCACCGTTACGCCGAATTCCAACAGCGCGGCGTTGAAGTGGTCGGGGTTTCTTTCGACTCCGAGTTCGTTCATAACGCATGGCGTAACACGCCGGTCGATAAAGGCGGCATCGGCGAAGTGAAATACGCCATGGTCGCCGACGTTAAGCGCGAGATCCAAAAAGCTTACGGTATCGAACACCCGGATGCCGGCGTTGCGCTACGCGGATCCTTCCTGATCGACAAAGAAGGCATCGTCCGCCATCAGGTGGTAAACGATCTGCCTTTGGGCCGCAACATTGATGAAATGCTGCGTATGGTCGACGCGCTGCAGTTCCATGAAGAGCACGGCGAAGTTTGTCCCGCCCAGTGGGAAAAAGGCAAAGCCGGTATGGGCGCCTCTCCGGACGGCGTTGCGAAATACCTGTCTGAAAACGCCGACAAACTGTAA
- a CDS encoding mechanosensitive ion channel family protein, translating into MQQNLALWLENAGMQHTGIIALLIVLGLILLISAVIHLILHQVVLKRMVLRSSNQTNSADVPGWKQALTQHNLFNRLAFLFQGIILNIQVVLWLPSQSETREALVICSQVWIMIFALLVLFSLLDILLTVSARSKVATQLPLRGIFQSLKLIATIVIGIMVVSLLIGKSPLILISGLGAMTAVLMLVFKDPIMGLVAGIQLSANNMLLLGDWLEMPKYGADGAVIDIGLTTVKVKNWDNTITTIPTYALISDSFKNWRAMSESGGRRIKRSVNIDTTSVHFMTEDEQQRLLRSRLLSPYIAHKTSELQQHNAQADLSSPLNGRRLTNLGTFRAYLQAYLQAHPGIHNGMTLMVRQLAPTPEGLPLEIYAFTNTTAWVEYESIQADIFDHIFAVMPEFDLRVHQTPTGYDMQALARQAVATR; encoded by the coding sequence ATGCAACAAAATCTTGCTCTGTGGCTGGAAAACGCGGGAATGCAACACACCGGCATCATTGCGCTACTGATTGTTCTGGGGCTGATATTGCTGATTTCAGCCGTCATTCATCTGATTCTCCATCAGGTGGTGCTAAAAAGGATGGTATTGCGTTCGTCAAACCAAACGAACAGTGCCGACGTCCCTGGTTGGAAGCAGGCTTTAACGCAGCATAACCTGTTTAATCGCCTGGCCTTTCTTTTCCAGGGCATCATTCTCAATATTCAGGTGGTACTGTGGCTGCCGTCCCAAAGTGAAACCCGTGAAGCGCTGGTGATCTGTTCTCAGGTCTGGATCATGATTTTCGCTTTGCTGGTGCTGTTTTCGCTGCTTGATATCCTGCTGACCGTTTCCGCGCGTTCAAAAGTCGCCACCCAGTTGCCGCTACGTGGGATCTTTCAAAGCCTGAAGCTGATCGCCACCATCGTGATCGGCATTATGGTGGTGTCGCTGCTGATCGGAAAATCGCCGTTGATTCTGATCAGCGGTCTGGGGGCGATGACCGCCGTCCTGATGCTGGTGTTTAAAGATCCGATTATGGGGCTGGTGGCGGGAATTCAGCTCTCGGCCAACAATATGCTGTTGCTGGGAGACTGGCTGGAAATGCCGAAATACGGCGCGGATGGCGCGGTAATCGATATCGGCTTGACCACGGTTAAGGTCAAAAACTGGGACAATACCATCACCACCATCCCCACTTACGCCCTGATATCGGACTCATTCAAAAACTGGCGCGCCATGTCGGAATCGGGCGGTCGCCGCATCAAGCGCAGCGTCAATATCGATACCACCAGCGTGCATTTTATGACCGAAGACGAACAGCAGCGGCTGCTACGCAGCAGACTGCTCTCGCCGTATATCGCCCACAAGACCAGTGAATTGCAACAACATAATGCGCAGGCCGACCTCTCCTCGCCGCTCAACGGACGCCGGCTGACCAATCTGGGGACGTTCCGCGCCTATCTTCAGGCTTATCTGCAAGCGCATCCGGGGATTCATAACGGCATGACGTTGATGGTGCGCCAGTTGGCGCCGACGCCGGAAGGCTTACCGCTGGAAATTTACGCCTTCACCAATACCACTGCCTGGGTGGAATATGAAAGCATACAGGCGGACATCTTCGACCATATCTTCGCCGTGATGCCGGAGTTTGATTTGCGAGTGCATCAGACGCCGACCGGTTATGATATGCAGGCGCTGGCTCGGCAGGCGGTTGCAACCCGTTAA
- the proY gene encoding proline-specific permease ProY, which yields MEQQSTKLKRGLSTRHIRFIALGSAIGTGLFYGSASAIQMAGPSVLLAYLIGGVVAYIIMRALGEMSVNNPQASSFSRYAHDYLGPLAGYITGWTYCFEMLIVAIADVTAFGIYMGVWFPAVPHWVWVLSVVLIIGAINLMNVKVFGELEFWLSFFKVATIIIMIVAGVGIIVWGIGNGGEPTGIHNLWTNGGFFSNGVMGMILSLQLVMFAYGGVEIIGITAGEAQDPKKSIPRAINSVPWRILVFYVGTLFVIMSIYPWNQVGTNGSPFVLTFQHLGITAAAGILNFVVITASLSAINSDVFGVGRMLHGMAEQGNAPKVFTQVSKRGIPWVTVVVMMLALLIAVYLNYIMPGKVFLVIASLATFATVWVWIMILCSQIAFRRGLNRDQVKALAFPLRGGVATSMFAIVFLFFIIGLIGYFPDTRVSLYVGIVWIVLLLAGFVIKQRYQRR from the coding sequence ATGGAACAACAATCCACTAAGCTCAAGCGTGGGTTAAGTACCCGGCATATCCGTTTTATCGCATTGGGCTCGGCGATCGGCACCGGGCTTTTCTATGGTTCGGCCAGCGCCATTCAGATGGCGGGGCCTAGCGTCCTGCTGGCCTATCTGATCGGCGGCGTCGTCGCTTATATTATCATGCGGGCGCTGGGCGAAATGTCGGTGAACAACCCGCAGGCCAGCTCCTTTTCCCGCTATGCGCACGACTATCTTGGACCGCTGGCCGGTTATATTACCGGTTGGACCTACTGCTTTGAGATGCTGATTGTCGCCATTGCCGATGTAACCGCGTTCGGTATTTACATGGGGGTATGGTTTCCGGCGGTTCCCCATTGGGTGTGGGTTCTTAGCGTGGTGCTGATCATCGGGGCCATTAACCTGATGAATGTAAAAGTTTTCGGCGAACTGGAGTTTTGGCTGTCTTTCTTTAAAGTCGCCACCATTATCATAATGATAGTGGCCGGGGTAGGCATTATCGTCTGGGGCATCGGCAACGGAGGCGAACCTACCGGCATTCATAACTTATGGACCAACGGCGGATTCTTTAGCAACGGCGTGATGGGGATGATCCTCTCGTTGCAGTTGGTGATGTTCGCCTATGGCGGGGTGGAGATTATCGGCATTACCGCCGGTGAAGCCCAGGATCCGAAAAAATCGATCCCGCGCGCGATTAACTCCGTTCCCTGGCGTATTCTGGTGTTTTATGTGGGCACGCTGTTCGTCATCATGTCGATTTACCCGTGGAATCAGGTTGGCACCAACGGGAGTCCGTTTGTTCTGACATTCCAGCATCTGGGGATCACCGCCGCGGCCGGTATCCTGAATTTCGTGGTGATTACCGCGTCGCTATCCGCCATTAACAGCGATGTGTTTGGCGTCGGGCGCATGCTGCACGGTATGGCTGAGCAGGGCAATGCGCCAAAGGTCTTTACCCAGGTTTCTAAACGCGGGATACCGTGGGTAACGGTGGTGGTAATGATGCTGGCTTTGCTGATAGCGGTATATCTGAACTACATCATGCCGGGTAAAGTATTTCTGGTTATCGCCTCTCTGGCAACCTTCGCCACCGTTTGGGTTTGGATCATGATCCTGTGTTCCCAGATCGCTTTTCGACGCGGCTTGAACCGGGATCAGGTGAAAGCGCTGGCGTTCCCGTTGCGGGGCGGCGTGGCGACGTCGATGTTCGCTATCGTTTTCCTGTTTTTTATTATTGGCTTGATTGGTTATTTCCCCGACACCCGCGTGTCGCTTTATGTCGGCATTGTCTGGATTGTATTGCTGCTGGCGGGTTTTGTGATCAAGCAGAGATATCAGCGGCGCTAG
- the brnQ gene encoding branched-chain amino acid transport system II carrier protein, which yields MSHRLTSKDIMALGFMTFALFVGAGNIIFPPMVGLLAGEHVWLAAAGFLLTAVGLPVLTIIALARTGGGIDALSSPIGKKAGVVLATVCYLAVGPLFATPRTATVSFEVGLAPLVGNGASPLLIYSLIYFAIVIGISLYPGRLLDTIGHILAPLKIAALAVLGIAAILLPAGSPLPAIETYQRVPFSNGFVNGYLTMDTLGAMVFGIVIVNAARSRGVDNAKLLTRYTIWAGLIAGVGLMLVYLSLFQLGSVSGVLAPEAQNGAEILHAYVQHTFGAMGSSFLALLIFIACMVTAVGLTCACAEFFSQYLPFSYRSLVFALGCFSMVVSNLGLSHLIQLSIPVLTAIYPPCIVLVLLSFTRHWWNNSSRIVAPVMLISLLFGIIDGIKSSNFKSLLPEWSLHMPLGEQDLAWLPPSLLILLAAAIYDRLCGREKVAVH from the coding sequence ATGAGTCATCGTTTAACTTCCAAAGATATCATGGCATTAGGTTTTATGACCTTCGCCTTGTTCGTCGGCGCGGGGAACATTATTTTCCCGCCCATGGTGGGCTTACTGGCGGGCGAACACGTCTGGCTGGCCGCCGCCGGCTTTTTACTGACTGCCGTGGGATTGCCGGTACTCACCATTATCGCGCTGGCGCGTACCGGCGGCGGTATTGATGCATTAAGCTCCCCCATCGGTAAAAAAGCGGGCGTGGTATTGGCGACGGTCTGTTATCTGGCTGTTGGTCCGTTATTCGCCACGCCGCGCACCGCCACGGTATCGTTTGAAGTCGGACTGGCGCCGCTGGTAGGAAACGGCGCTTCTCCGTTATTGATTTATAGCCTGATCTATTTTGCGATTGTCATCGGCATTTCGCTGTATCCGGGGCGCTTGCTGGATACCATCGGACACATTCTGGCCCCGCTGAAAATCGCCGCCTTGGCGGTACTGGGGATTGCCGCGATACTGCTGCCGGCTGGTTCTCCTCTCCCGGCGATTGAAACCTATCAACGCGTGCCGTTTTCCAACGGTTTTGTGAATGGCTATCTCACTATGGATACGTTGGGCGCGATGGTGTTCGGCATCGTTATCGTTAATGCGGCCCGTTCGCGCGGCGTTGACAACGCCAAGCTGTTGACGCGTTACACCATCTGGGCCGGTCTTATTGCCGGCGTCGGCCTGATGCTGGTCTACCTGAGTTTATTCCAGCTCGGCTCCGTCAGCGGCGTTTTAGCGCCGGAAGCCCAGAATGGCGCCGAAATTCTGCATGCTTACGTTCAGCATACCTTTGGCGCTATGGGCAGCAGTTTTTTGGCGTTGCTGATTTTTATTGCCTGTATGGTAACGGCGGTCGGCCTGACCTGCGCCTGCGCGGAGTTTTTCTCTCAGTATCTGCCGTTCTCCTACCGCTCGCTGGTATTTGCGCTGGGCTGCTTCTCCATGGTGGTGTCAAACCTTGGTTTAAGCCATCTGATTCAACTGTCGATTCCGGTACTGACAGCCATCTATCCGCCTTGTATCGTGCTGGTTTTACTGAGTTTTACGCGCCACTGGTGGAATAACAGCTCGCGTATTGTGGCACCTGTCATGTTAATCAGCCTGTTATTCGGCATTATTGATGGAATAAAATCGTCGAACTTTAAGTCGCTGTTGCCGGAGTGGAGTCTGCACATGCCGCTGGGTGAACAGGATTTGGCTTGGCTGCCGCCTTCATTATTGATTTTACTGGCGGCGGCTATCTACGATCGGCTGTGCGGCCGTGAGAAAGTCGCGGTTCATTAA
- a CDS encoding PstS family phosphate ABC transporter substrate-binding protein, whose protein sequence is MKSAVNIIAGAILALLGFFCMAQPPQMLAGNLSSAGSDTLANLMSRWAADFSRRYPGVNIQIQAAGSSSAPTALASGSAQLGPMSRAMKSSEIDAFVQRYGYPPLAVPVAMDALVVMVNQDNPLPGLNLSQLDAIFSITRRCGGHQPAKNWRDLGLGGSWEKRSLVRYGRNSASGTYGFFKQRALCGGDFLPQVNELPGSASVVQAVSASTEAIGYASVGFITSGVRMVPLASQGTDYVYPSMENIRNGRYPYTRYLYIYVNKTPGQPLEALTSAFLDRVLSHAGQTLVSQEGYLPLPEETRRAARQQLGLTTPAPPFQR, encoded by the coding sequence ATGAAATCCGCCGTTAATATAATCGCGGGCGCTATTTTAGCGTTGCTCGGTTTTTTCTGCATGGCGCAACCACCTCAAATGTTGGCGGGTAATCTCTCCAGCGCGGGATCGGATACGCTGGCTAATCTGATGTCGCGTTGGGCGGCGGATTTCAGCCGGCGCTATCCCGGCGTGAATATACAGATTCAGGCTGCAGGCTCTTCTTCCGCGCCGACTGCGCTGGCATCGGGCTCCGCACAGTTGGGGCCGATGAGCCGGGCCATGAAATCCAGCGAGATCGATGCTTTTGTTCAACGCTATGGCTACCCGCCGCTGGCTGTGCCGGTCGCCATGGATGCGCTGGTGGTGATGGTTAATCAAGATAATCCATTGCCGGGGCTGAATTTATCGCAGTTGGATGCGATTTTTTCCATCACCCGGCGCTGCGGCGGGCATCAGCCGGCAAAAAACTGGCGCGATCTGGGGTTGGGCGGCAGTTGGGAAAAGCGATCGCTGGTGCGTTATGGGCGTAATTCTGCCTCGGGAACCTACGGCTTTTTTAAGCAGCGGGCGCTATGCGGCGGCGATTTTCTGCCCCAGGTTAATGAGCTTCCTGGTTCCGCCTCTGTGGTGCAGGCCGTTTCGGCCTCGACCGAGGCGATTGGCTATGCCAGCGTTGGATTTATTACCAGTGGGGTAAGAATGGTGCCGTTGGCATCTCAAGGTACGGATTATGTGTATCCTTCCATGGAGAATATACGTAACGGACGTTATCCATATACCCGCTATCTGTATATCTATGTTAATAAAACGCCGGGCCAACCGCTGGAAGCGCTGACGTCCGCATTTTTGGATCGGGTGTTGTCGCATGCCGGCCAGACATTGGTCAGTCAGGAAGGTTATTTACCGTTACCGGAAGAGACGCGCCGGGCGGCCCGCCAGCAGCTTGGTCTGACTACGCCGGCTCCCCCTTTTCAGCGTTAA